A single window of Scomber scombrus chromosome 12, fScoSco1.1, whole genome shotgun sequence DNA harbors:
- the LOC133991927 gene encoding uncharacterized protein LOC133991927, translating into MLFLPAAALCCLCSALVAMAAQLIQEDLTLTKSAGKTVSFSCRGTEQCDSRYYVWWYQKKDTDTFTRILDIRMSSGTVDKDSYNHPQKDDFSAAKKQNNYELQIQTVQLSHSATYYCSCYQSVYIFGSGTKLFVVKQVVKPVVSVYPAASRAHLEGKSSLLCVASAMSPPLVQFSWKRQKKNGPLEELTSTEGEQLELREPGRSASILLLHQQEDSTYKYRCYVKHEGSTVRAQTEQEISLNPPTPAPTAIPTPKAIPTPTAIPTPTATSAPTATSAPTAPPDFFPSQYQVLLLCVLYTVLIVKSLVYCCGLSLLMILRNKGPSTNCTHAD; encoded by the exons ATGCTtttcctcccagctgctgctctgtgctgtctgtgttcag cgctggttgccatggcagcacAGCTGATTCAGGAGGATTTAACGTTGACCAAGAGTGCTGGTAAAACAGTCTCCTTCAGCTGTCGAGGAACTGAGCAGTGTGACAGTCGTTATTATGTATGGTGGTACCAgaagaaagacacagacacattcacaaGGATTCTGGACATTAGAATGAGTAGTGGTACAGTAGATAAAGATTCTTACAATCATCCTCAGAAAGATGATTTCTCAGCTGCAAAGAAACAGAACAACTATGAGTTGCAGATCCAGACAGTTCAACTCTCACATTCAGCCACCTACTACTGCTCCTGTTATCAATCTG TCTACATCTTTGGCTCTGGGACTAAACTGTTTGTAG TTAAGCAGGTAGTGAAGCCCGTGGTGAGCGTGTACCCAGCAGCATCCAGAGCCCACCTGGAGGGGAAGagctccctgctgtgtgtgGCCTCAGCCATGTCTCCTCCTCTGGTCCAGTTCTCctggaaaagacagaagaagaacgGCCCGCTGGAGGAGCTGACCTCTACTGAGGGAGAGCAGCTGGAGCTCAGAGAGCCGGGACGCAGCGCCTCcatcctgctgctccatcagcaaGAGGATAGCACATATAAGTACCGCTGCTACGTCAAGCACGAGGGGAGCACAGTGAGGGCCCAAACAGAACAAG aGATTTCTCTTAATCCACCAACCCCAGCTCCGACAGCTATACCAACTCCAAAAGCTATACCAACTCCGACAGCTATACCAACTCCGACAGCTACATCAGCTCCGACAGCTACATCAGCTCCAACAGCTCCACCAGATTTTTTCCCGTCTCAGTACCaggtgctgctgctctgtgtgctgtACACAGTGCTGATAGTGAAGAGTCTGGTGTACTGCTGTGGACTCTCTCTGCTGATGATCCTCAGAAACAAGGGACCGTCCACTAACTGCACACATGCTGACTGA
- the LOC133991926 gene encoding immunoglobulin kappa light chain-like, whose product MLFLPAAALCCLCSALVAMAAQLIQDDLTLTKSAGGTISFSCRGTEQCGDTYVVWYQKKDTETFTRILAIRMSSGTVDKDRYNHPQKDDFSAAKKQNNYELQIQTVQLSHSATYYCSCLKSGYWVFGSGTKLFVDEQVVKPVVSVYPAASRAHLEGKSSLLCVASSMSPPLVKFSWKRQKKNGSMEEVTSAEGEQLELREPGRSASILLLHQQENSTYKYYCYVKHEKDEVRAQTEQEVPAAAASCPPEREPADLPALQQADLLFQSQCRVKLLCVLYTVLIVKSLVYCCGLSLLMILRNKGPSTNCTHAD is encoded by the exons ATGCTtttcctcccagctgctgctctgtgctgtctgtgttcag cgctggttgccatggcagcacAGCTGATTCAGGATGATTTAACATTGACCAAGAGTGCTGGTGGAACAATCTCCTTCAGCTGTCGAGGAACTGAGCAGTGTGGCGATACATATGTAGTCTGGTACCagaagaaagacacagaaacattcaCAAGGATTCTGGCCATTAGAATGAGTAGTGGTACAGTAGATAAAGATAGGTACAATCATCCTCAGAAAGATGATTTCTCAGCTGCAAAGAAACAGAACAACTATGAGTTGCAGATCCAGACAGTTCAACTCTCACATTCAGCCACCTACTACTGCTCCTGTTTGAAATCTGGCT ACTGGGTCTTCGGCTCTGGGACTAAACTGTTTGTAG ATGAGCAGGTAGTGAAGCCCGTGGTGAGCGTGTACCCAGCAGCATCCAGAGCCCACCTGGAGGGGAAGagctccctgctgtgtgtgGCCTCATCCATGTCTCCTCCTCTGGTCAAGTTCTCctggaaaagacagaagaagaacgGCTCGATGGAGGAGGTGACCTCTGCTGAGGGAGAGCAGCTGGAGCTCAGAGAGCCGGGACGCAGCGCCTCcatcctgctgctccatcagcaaGAGAACAGCACATATAAATACTACTGCTACGTCAAGCACGAGAAGGACGAAGTGAGGGCCCAAACAGAACAAG AggttccagctgcagcagcctcCTGTCCTCCAGAGAGAGAGCCAGCAGACCTGCCAGCTCTGCAGCAAGCTGACT tgctctTCCAGTCTCAGTGCAGGgtgaagctgctctgtgtgctgTACACAGTGCTGATAGTGAAGAGTCTGGTGTACTGCTGTGGACTCTCTCTGCTGATGATCCTCAGAAACAAGGGACCGTCCACCAACTGCACACATGCTGACTGA
- the LOC133991930 gene encoding immunoglobulin lambda-1 light chain-like: protein MLFLPAAALCCLCSALVAMAAQLIQEDLTLTRRAGEAVSFSCRGTDQCTSSNVYWYQKKDTETFTRILAIRRSDGRVEYKDSYNHPQKDDFSAAKKQNNYELQIQTVQLSHLATYYCSCLKSDYVWIFGSGTKLFVDEQVVKPVVSVYPAASRAHLEGKSSLLCLASAMSPPLVKFSWKRQKKNGSMEEVTSAEGEQLELREPGRSASILLLHQQENSTYKYSCYVKHEGGEVRAQTEQEVFVPPPAAIPPFVPSQYQVLLLCVLYTVLIVKSLVYCCGLSLLMILRNKGPSTNCTHAD, encoded by the exons ATGCTtttcctcccagctgctgctctgtgctgtctgtgttcag cgctggttgccatggcagcacAGCTGATTCAGGAGGATTTAACATTGACCAGGAGAGCTGGTGAAGCAGTCTCCTTCAGCTGTCGAGGAACTGACCAGTGTACCAGTTCAAATGTATACTGGTACCagaagaaagacacagaaacattcaCAAGGATTCTGGCCATTAGAAGGAGTGATGGTAGAGTAGAATATAAAGATTCTTACAATCATCCTCAGAAAGATGATTTCTCAGCTGCAAAGAAACAGAACAACTATGAGTTGCAGATCCAGACAGTTCAACTCTCGCATTTAGCCACCTACTACTGCTCCTGTTTGAAATCTG ACTACGTCTGGATCTTCGGCTCTGGGACTAAACTGTTTGTAG ATGAGCAGGTAGTGAAGCCCGTGGTGAGCGTGTACCCAGCAGCATCCAGAGCCCACCTGGAGGGGAAGAGCTCCCTGCTGTGTCTGGCCTCAGCCATGTCTCCTCCTCTGGTCAAGTTCTCctggaaaagacagaagaagaacgGCTCGATGGAGGAGGTGACCTCTGCTGAGGGAGAGCAGCTGGAGCTCAGAGAGCCGGGACGCAGCGCCTCcatcctgctgctccatcagcaaGAGAACAGCACATATAAATACAGCTGCTACGTCAAGCACGAGGGGGGCGAAGTGAGGGCCCAAACAGAACAAG agGTTTTTGTTCCACCTCCGGCAGCTATACCACCTTTTGTCCCGTCTCAGTACCaggtgctgctgctctgtgtgctgtACACAGTGCTGATAGTGAAGAGTCTGGTGTACTGCTGTGGACTCTCTCTGCTGATGATCCTCAGAAACAAGGGACCGTCCACTAACTGCACACATGCTGACTGA
- the LOC133991923 gene encoding zinc finger protein 665-like, giving the protein MSSMEENQNPDLLSATIDKQTQTGRKEIKYHCCRHSDEAVTTSRYLPIHQKTHTGEKLYSCEQCGKTFAHNSNLKQHQRIHTGEKPYSCEQCGKTFTHNSSLKTHQHIHTGEEPYSCDQCGKTFTHNSSLKTHQRIHTGEKPYSCEKCGKTFTHNSSLKTHQCIHTGEKPYSCEQCGKTFTQDSSLKQHQHIHTGEKPYSCEQCGKTFTKDINLKTHQRIHTREKPYSCEQCGKTFTHNSSLKTHQRIHTGEKPYRCQQCGKTFPKDSHLKTHQRIHTGEKPYWCEQCGKTFTQDSHLKTHQRIHTGEKPYSCEHCGKTFTDNSSLRKHQHIHTGGKPYWCEQCGKTFNQDSHLKTHQRIHTGEKPYSCAQCGKTFTHNSFLKTHRLIHTGEKPYSCEQCGKTFTKDGHLKTHQYSHTGEKPYRCEQCGKTFTHNSSLKTHQRIHTGEKPYSCEYCGKTFTQDSNLKQHQRIHTGEKPYSCEQCGENFTYYSSLKTHQRIHIGENDL; this is encoded by the exons ATGAGCAGCATGGAGGAAAACCAGAACCCGGACTTACTTTCTGCTACCATCGATAAACAG acacaaacaggaagaaaggaaatcaAATATCACTGCTGTCGGCACTCTGACGAAGCCGTCACCACATCAAGATATTTACCAATTCATCAGAAAactcacactggagagaagctgtacagctgtgagcaatgtgggaaaacgtTCGCTCATAATAGTAATCTAAAACaacaccaacgcattcacactggagagaagccgtacagctgtgagcaatgtgggaaaactttcactcaCAACAGCTCcctaaaaacacaccaacacattcacactggagaggagccgtacagctgtgaccaatgtgggaaaactttcactcaTAACAGTAGTCTAAAAACCcatcaacgcattcacactggagagaagccgtacagctgtgagaaatgtgggaaaactttcactcaCAACAGTAGCCTAAAAACCCATCAatgcattcacactggagagaagccgtacagctgtgagcaatgtgggaaaactttcactcaAGACAGTAGTCTAAAACAACaccaacacattcacactggagagaagccatacagctgtgagcaatgtgggaaaacctTCACTAaagatattaatttaaaaacacaccaacgcattcacactagAGAGAAGccatacagctgtgagcaatgtgggaaaacgtTCACTCATAACAGCTCCCTAAAAAcacaccaacgcattcacactggagagaagccgtacagatgtcagcaatgtgggaaaacttttcCTAAagacagtcatttaaaaacacaccaacgcattcacactggagagaagccatACTGGTGTGAGCAATGTGGTAAAACTTTCACTCAagacagtcatttaaaaacacaccaacgcattcacactggagagaagccgtacagctgtgagcattgtgggaaaactttcactgACAACAGCTCCCTAAGAAAACaccaacacattcacactggagGGAAGCCTTACTggtgtgagcaatgtgggaaaactttcaaccaagacagtcatttaaaaacacaccaacgcattcacactggagagaaaccgTACAGCTGTgcgcaatgtgggaaaactttcactcaCAACAGCTTTCTAAAAACACACCGActcattcacactggagagaagccatACAGCTGTGaacaatgtgggaaaactttcactaAAGACGgccatttaaaaacacaccaatacagtcacactggagagaagccgtaccgctgtgagcaatgtgggaaaactttcactcaCAACAGCTCCCTAAAAAcacaccaacgcattcacactggagagaagccgtacagctgtgagtattgtgggaaaactttcactcaAGACAGTAATCTAAAACaacaccaacgcattcacactggagagaagccgtacagctgtgagcaatgtggggaAAATTTCACTTACTACAGCTCCCTAAAAAcacaccaacgcattcacattGGAGAGAATGACTTGTGA
- the LOC133991925 gene encoding uncharacterized protein LOC133991925, which yields MLFLPAAALCCLCSALVAMAAQLSQDDLTLTRRAGETVSFSCRGTEQCDSGYYVFWYQKKDTETFTRILYIYMSSGTVEKDYYNHPQKDDFSAAKKQNNYELQIQTVQLSHSATYYCSCWKSGSHNLIFGSGTKLFVVEQVVKPVVSVYPAASKAHLEGKSFLLCLASAMSPPLVQFSWKRQKKDGSMEEVTSAEGEQLELREPGRSASILLLHQQEDSKYIYYCDVKHEKDEVRAQTEQEVPAAAASCPPEREPADLPALQQADLLFQSQCRVKLLCVLYTVLIVKSLVYCCGLSLLMILRNKGPSTNCTHAD from the exons ATGCTGTtcctcccagctgctgctctgtgctgtctgtgttcag cgctggttgccatggcagcacAGCTGAGTCAGGATGATTTAACATTGACCAGGAGAGCTGGTGAAACAGTCTCCTTCAGCTGTCGAGGAACTGAGCAGTGTGACAGTGGTTATTATGTATTCTGGTACCagaagaaagacacagaaacattcaCAAGGATTCTGTACATTTACATGAGTAGTGGTACAGTAGAAAAAGATTATTACAATCATCCTCAGAAAGATGATTTCTCAGCTGCAAAGAAACAGAACAACTATGAGTTGCAGATCCAGACAGTTCAACTCTCACATTCAGCCACCTACTACTGCTCCTGTTGGAAATCTGGCTCCCACA ACCTCATCTTCGGCTCTGGGACTAAACTGTTTGTAG TTGAGCAGGTAGTGAAGCCCGTGGTGAGCGTCTACCCAGCAGCATCCAAAGCCCACCTGGAGGGGAAGAGCTTCCTGCTGTGTCTGGCCTCAGCCATGTCTCCTCCTCTGGTCCAGTTCTCctggaaaagacagaagaaggaCGGCTCAATGGAGGAGGTGACCTCTGCTGAGGGAGAGCAGCTGGAGCTCAGAGAGCCGGGACGCAGCGCCTCCATCCTGCTGCTTCATCAGCAAGAGGATAGCAAATATATATACTACTGCGACGTCAAGCACGAGAAGGACGAAGTGAGGGCCCAAACAGAACAAG aggttccagctgcagcagcctcCTGTCCTCCAGAGAGAGAGCCAGCAGACCTGCCAGCTCTGCAGCAAGCTGACT tgctctTCCAGTCTCAGTGCAGGgtgaagctgctctgtgtgctgTACACAGTGCTGATAGTGAAGAGTCTGGTGTACTGCTGTGGACTCTCTCTGCTGATGATCCTCAGAAACAAGGGACCGTCCACCAACTGCACACATGCTGACTGA